The following proteins come from a genomic window of Herpetosiphon gulosus:
- a CDS encoding WXG100 family type VII secretion target produces the protein MGAEIVQAQYDQLTQVASRFGKQSEVVDQINSQIRQSYESLANGGWMGDAAKAFFNEMQVEIFPTMQRLTGVLREAQTVTQQISTIFQQAEQEAAKGITFADGEASSGAGSGVSFSAAAGNAAGSAAASQLPPPRMYIVNGINASEPDGTPGEGPQQLAGLLAAHGYDPSQIKAMPAIYNTNYTTNLQGTDLQGTNHGGWLSPVDWLTGAGASVVNGITGAGASVVNGASMLFNTGVGVSEVVQEYTMQDQGKYTQESYNFIQQDLARNPLLPGQTVMLIGHSGGGAVVSNLAPMLENNMGVDVSGVVTLGSPVANADRAMQYAKFLSVSDKGDYIGQPWIRSDEGRNFLTPGLMTGILAPKSLPLVVPGVLGADNAARDAGINYFTTNANAGNPISNHNSYWTSNDVVSIIKNSYPQVAPYLK, from the coding sequence ATGGGAGCTGAAATCGTTCAAGCTCAGTATGACCAACTCACTCAAGTTGCAAGTCGGTTTGGCAAGCAATCGGAGGTAGTTGATCAAATCAACAGCCAGATTCGCCAGAGCTATGAAAGTTTAGCCAATGGCGGATGGATGGGTGATGCGGCAAAGGCATTTTTCAATGAAATGCAGGTGGAAATTTTCCCCACAATGCAACGTCTAACAGGTGTATTGCGGGAAGCGCAAACGGTGACCCAACAAATTAGCACGATCTTTCAGCAAGCTGAACAAGAGGCGGCTAAGGGGATCACATTTGCCGATGGCGAAGCTAGCTCAGGCGCTGGCAGCGGTGTTTCATTCAGTGCTGCGGCTGGCAATGCAGCAGGTTCGGCAGCGGCTAGTCAGTTGCCACCACCACGGATGTACATTGTCAATGGGATTAACGCCAGCGAACCAGATGGCACACCAGGCGAAGGTCCACAGCAACTGGCTGGCTTGTTGGCGGCCCATGGCTATGATCCAAGCCAAATCAAGGCCATGCCGGCAATTTACAACACCAACTACACCACCAACTTGCAAGGCACCGACTTGCAAGGCACCAATCATGGTGGTTGGTTGTCGCCCGTCGATTGGCTGACCGGAGCCGGAGCCTCAGTGGTTAATGGAATTACAGGCGCTGGTGCCAGTGTTGTCAACGGGGCTTCAATGTTGTTTAATACTGGAGTCGGGGTCAGCGAAGTTGTGCAAGAGTATACAATGCAAGATCAGGGCAAGTATACCCAAGAAAGCTACAACTTTATTCAACAAGACCTTGCGCGTAATCCATTATTGCCTGGCCAAACCGTCATGCTGATTGGGCATAGCGGCGGTGGGGCGGTTGTCAGTAACCTCGCGCCAATGCTTGAAAATAACATGGGCGTTGATGTTTCTGGGGTGGTTACGCTCGGGTCGCCCGTGGCCAATGCTGATCGGGCGATGCAATATGCCAAGTTCCTCAGCGTGAGCGACAAAGGCGATTACATTGGCCAACCATGGATTCGCTCCGATGAAGGGCGTAATTTCCTAACCCCAGGCTTGATGACTGGCATTTTAGCGCCTAAATCCTTGCCATTGGTTGTGCCTGGCGTGCTTGGGGCCGATAATGCTGCCCGCGATGCTGGCATCAATTACTTTACGACTAACGCCAATGCTGGCAACCCTATTAGCAATCACAACTCCTATTGGACGAGCAACGATGTGGTTAGCATCATTAAAAACAGCTACCCCCAAGTTGCTCCATACCTGAAGTAA
- a CDS encoding (Fe-S)-binding protein: protein MHEILFNSQVIAVREIYWNLPHAVEYVLYLFAIASIGTMFYKMYQDILLWRRGHATVRSTNFASRLWLTTTEVFGQKRVLRDRTPGIMHTFIFYGFLALFIGTDIIAAEADFTIPIAGEEQGKILTGGFYQYYELILDVMGMVFLAGLLWALWRRYKTKPTRLDNRRTDAWVLWSMIFIVVGGYFIEILRLANQTMTVGEGANAVTAIVYEQGWAKWAVFGYPGASVARAIGLGVERAADGTIVHSQLALWIHRVLWLSHMAVVFAFVGSIPFTKFRHIFYTPLNTLFRDRDPKGALDRIPNMEEELEKDEPKLGITTLSDFSWKRRMDFDACMRCGRCQDNCPAFASGSELSPKWLITKMSDLMHGGPVMKRDGTVVMVQPAGATAPTISNGVKIELLEGTPETLPLYEHGIVTENELWACTTCRACMTECPATIEHVDDIIDFRRNLTMVMGEIPSGVKTVLQGIERNGNPWKLPQRNRTAWADGLEVPTLAEKEEAEVLYWVGCAPSYDDRSKKTARAMVQLMQKAGVDFAILGDEETCTGDPARRMGEELLYEQQANTNIETMGQYKFKKIVTTCAHCYNTVKNEYPQFGGKAGVDYEVVHHTEFLNDLVEAGKLNPTVPVNEKVVYHDPCYIGRYNDIYEEPRNVLNSIPGLELVEAGPRNREKAMCCGGGGGNAWLEGWGDKHVNVIRLEQLQTEKPDTVAMGCPFCMVMFEDAAKNTNQSETLGRKDVAEILLQSVGEQPPAA from the coding sequence ATGCACGAGATATTATTTAACAGCCAAGTTATCGCCGTTCGCGAGATTTACTGGAACTTACCGCATGCGGTTGAGTATGTGTTGTACTTGTTTGCCATCGCCTCAATTGGCACGATGTTCTACAAGATGTACCAAGACATTCTGTTGTGGCGACGTGGCCATGCAACAGTACGCTCGACCAATTTTGCCAGTCGCTTGTGGTTAACGACGACCGAGGTTTTTGGGCAGAAGCGCGTTTTGCGTGACCGTACCCCGGGCATCATGCACACCTTTATTTTCTACGGCTTTTTGGCGCTGTTTATCGGCACCGATATCATTGCCGCCGAAGCCGACTTCACTATTCCGATTGCTGGTGAAGAGCAAGGCAAGATTTTAACTGGTGGCTTTTATCAGTATTACGAACTGATTCTCGATGTAATGGGGATGGTCTTTCTCGCTGGTTTGCTCTGGGCGTTGTGGCGACGCTACAAAACCAAACCAACCCGCTTGGATAATCGTCGAACCGATGCTTGGGTGCTTTGGTCGATGATTTTCATTGTGGTTGGCGGTTACTTTATTGAAATTTTACGCTTGGCCAACCAAACTATGACCGTTGGCGAAGGCGCAAATGCCGTCACTGCGATCGTCTACGAGCAAGGTTGGGCCAAATGGGCAGTCTTTGGCTATCCTGGAGCCAGCGTTGCCCGAGCGATTGGGCTAGGTGTCGAACGCGCCGCTGATGGCACAATCGTGCATAGCCAATTAGCCTTGTGGATTCACCGCGTACTTTGGTTGAGCCATATGGCGGTGGTTTTTGCTTTTGTTGGCTCGATTCCCTTCACCAAATTCCGCCACATTTTCTATACCCCGCTCAACACCTTGTTCCGCGATCGCGACCCCAAAGGTGCGCTCGATCGGATTCCGAATATGGAAGAGGAACTGGAAAAAGATGAGCCAAAATTGGGTATTACCACGCTAAGCGACTTCTCATGGAAGCGCCGTATGGATTTTGATGCCTGTATGCGCTGTGGGCGTTGTCAGGATAATTGTCCGGCGTTTGCCTCTGGCTCGGAGCTTTCGCCCAAATGGCTGATCACTAAGATGAGCGATTTGATGCATGGCGGCCCGGTCATGAAGCGTGATGGCACGGTGGTGATGGTTCAACCAGCCGGCGCAACTGCACCAACCATCAGCAACGGCGTGAAAATCGAATTGCTGGAAGGCACGCCCGAAACCTTGCCATTGTATGAACATGGCATTGTTACCGAAAACGAACTTTGGGCTTGTACCACCTGTCGCGCGTGTATGACCGAGTGTCCAGCAACGATTGAACATGTCGATGATATTATCGATTTCCGCCGCAACTTGACCATGGTGATGGGCGAAATTCCATCAGGGGTTAAAACAGTATTGCAAGGGATCGAGCGCAACGGCAACCCTTGGAAGTTGCCACAACGCAATCGTACCGCTTGGGCTGATGGCTTAGAAGTGCCAACTTTGGCCGAAAAAGAAGAAGCCGAAGTGTTGTATTGGGTTGGTTGTGCCCCGTCGTATGATGATCGTTCGAAGAAAACCGCGCGGGCGATGGTGCAACTGATGCAAAAAGCTGGGGTTGATTTCGCCATCCTTGGCGATGAAGAAACCTGTACTGGCGACCCAGCTCGGCGCATGGGCGAGGAATTGTTGTACGAACAACAAGCCAACACCAACATCGAAACCATGGGCCAATACAAATTCAAGAAGATCGTAACCACCTGTGCCCACTGCTATAACACCGTCAAAAACGAGTATCCGCAATTTGGCGGTAAGGCTGGCGTGGATTACGAAGTAGTGCACCATACTGAATTCTTGAACGATTTGGTCGAAGCTGGCAAGCTCAACCCAACCGTGCCAGTCAACGAAAAGGTTGTGTACCACGACCCCTGTTACATTGGCCGCTACAACGATATTTACGAAGAGCCACGCAACGTGCTGAATAGCATTCCTGGCTTGGAGTTGGTCGAAGCTGGCCCGCGCAATCGTGAAAAAGCCATGTGCTGCGGTGGTGGTGGTGGTAACGCTTGGCTCGAAGGCTGGGGCGATAAACATGTCAATGTGATTCGGCTTGAGCAACTGCAAACCGAAAAGCCCGATACCGTGGCAATGGGCTGCCCCTTCTGTATGGTGATGTTCGAGGATGCAGCCAAGAACACCAACCAATCCGAAACCTTGGGCCGCAAAGATGTCGCCGAAATTCTGCTGCAATCGGTTGGCGAGCAACCACCCGCCGCCTAA
- a CDS encoding glycosyltransferase → MRILIIAFGTRGDVQPMVALGLALQQRGHSITLLVSSNFKSWVEEFGLQVATARVDIQQMMLSDHGNDWVKHGANPIKQRNAMRRLLKQHALTMVEDAWQAAQNCDVLISSFTSDVFAVTLAEVLKVLHISTPLQPAMLATRCGPASAAAILPNHDNIINYWFGRWVIEPFMWQVGGDFINQFRQQQLKLPAQSVREYTERLRQTTMIQGYSSAIIPHPSDWPANIQTVGYWMLPPDEAWQMPPELEQFLADGPTPIYIGFGSMTGANPDAFTELLLKAVAHSGQRAIIQTGWAGLGQIELPKTVFRIGAAPHERLFRHVKAAVHHGGAGTTAASLAAGLPTVIVPHLGDQLRWGQRVYDLGLGPKAIPRNKLTVDRLAWAISQASNTPSMQHNAQAMAKTLQAEQGISCAVEIIEQRMQA, encoded by the coding sequence GTGAGAATTTTAATTATTGCGTTTGGGACACGTGGTGATGTTCAGCCGATGGTGGCCTTGGGCTTGGCCTTACAACAGCGCGGGCATTCAATAACCCTGTTGGTCAGCAGCAATTTTAAAAGCTGGGTTGAGGAGTTTGGCCTACAAGTTGCCACTGCGCGGGTCGATATTCAGCAGATGATGTTGAGCGATCATGGCAACGATTGGGTCAAACATGGGGCTAATCCAATTAAGCAGCGCAATGCGATGCGCCGGTTGTTGAAGCAACATGCCTTGACTATGGTTGAAGATGCTTGGCAAGCCGCCCAAAACTGCGATGTGTTGATTAGCAGTTTTACCTCGGACGTGTTTGCGGTGACTTTGGCTGAAGTGCTGAAGGTGCTGCATATTAGCACGCCATTGCAACCAGCTATGTTGGCCACGCGTTGCGGTCCTGCCAGTGCGGCGGCAATTCTACCAAACCACGACAACATCATTAATTATTGGTTTGGGCGATGGGTGATCGAGCCGTTTATGTGGCAGGTTGGCGGTGATTTTATTAATCAATTTCGTCAGCAACAGCTCAAATTACCAGCCCAAAGCGTGCGCGAATATACCGAGCGTTTGCGCCAAACCACCATGATTCAAGGCTATAGCTCGGCAATTATTCCGCATCCTAGCGATTGGCCTGCCAATATTCAGACGGTGGGTTATTGGATGTTGCCGCCAGATGAGGCTTGGCAAATGCCGCCTGAACTTGAGCAATTTTTGGCCGATGGACCAACTCCAATCTACATTGGTTTTGGCAGCATGACTGGAGCCAACCCCGATGCCTTTACCGAACTGTTGCTCAAAGCGGTGGCGCATAGTGGGCAACGGGCAATTATCCAGACTGGCTGGGCTGGCTTGGGCCAAATCGAATTGCCTAAAACTGTTTTTCGAATTGGTGCAGCACCGCATGAACGGCTTTTTCGCCATGTCAAAGCGGCGGTGCACCATGGAGGGGCTGGCACAACTGCTGCAAGCTTGGCGGCTGGTTTGCCCACCGTGATCGTGCCGCATTTGGGCGATCAATTGCGTTGGGGGCAGCGAGTATATGACTTGGGCTTAGGGCCAAAGGCGATTCCGCGCAATAAACTCACTGTCGATCGTTTGGCTTGGGCGATTTCGCAAGCCTCTAACACGCCGAGCATGCAGCACAATGCTCAAGCGATGGCCAAAACCCTGCAAGCCGAGCAGGGCATCAGCTGCGCCGTCGAAATTATTGAACAACGTATGCAAGCTTAG
- a CDS encoding alpha/beta hydrolase-fold protein, with the protein MQTIELSDATGFLERYANMDIPGLLPRNVDVWLPANYHSSSEAFPVIYIHDGQNVFDPALAYIGVDLGVDEALENLIATQTINGAIVVGIWNSEQRIRDYLPAKPFYTANAAAQAQFVAAVGGVPLSDQYLAWIVKTLKPQIDATYRTHPEPEHTSIMGASMGGIISLYALVEYPKVFGNAGCLSTHWPIGASPLVRWFGQRLPKPNKHRLYFDFGTEGLDAEYEPYQREMDGWMQAAGYRQSRNWLTKKFVGADHSEHAWRERIELPLAFLLGASV; encoded by the coding sequence ATGCAGACTATTGAATTATCTGATGCAACTGGATTTTTAGAACGCTATGCCAATATGGATATTCCTGGCCTTTTGCCCCGCAATGTTGATGTATGGCTGCCAGCCAATTACCATAGCAGTAGCGAAGCTTTTCCAGTGATCTACATACATGATGGTCAAAACGTGTTTGACCCAGCTTTGGCCTATATCGGGGTTGATTTGGGGGTTGATGAGGCGCTAGAAAACTTGATTGCAACCCAAACGATCAATGGCGCGATTGTGGTTGGCATTTGGAATAGCGAGCAGCGGATTCGCGATTATTTGCCTGCCAAGCCATTCTACACTGCCAACGCCGCCGCCCAAGCGCAATTTGTCGCAGCTGTTGGTGGCGTACCACTTTCCGATCAATATTTGGCTTGGATTGTAAAAACGCTGAAACCACAGATCGATGCAACCTATCGTACCCACCCTGAGCCTGAGCATACCAGCATTATGGGCGCAAGTATGGGCGGCATCATTTCGCTCTATGCCTTGGTCGAATACCCGAAAGTTTTTGGCAATGCTGGGTGTCTTTCGACCCACTGGCCAATTGGGGCAAGCCCGTTGGTACGCTGGTTTGGCCAACGGCTACCGAAACCTAATAAGCATCGGTTGTATTTTGATTTTGGCACCGAAGGGCTTGATGCTGAGTATGAGCCATATCAAAGAGAAATGGATGGATGGATGCAAGCGGCAGGGTATCGCCAAAGCCGCAATTGGCTGACCAAAAAATTTGTTGGGGCAGACCATTCCGAGCATGCTTGGCGTGAACGAATTGAGCTACCCTTAGCCTTTTTACTGGGAGCAAGTGTGTGA
- a CDS encoding phosphoribosylglycinamide synthetase C domain-containing protein: MKVLVLGKNGAAHAYVWKLFNSQRIDSLATMPGNGGTSLLVPNAEHIEKMNELAKWAYDEHFQVIIPAEGSYLSAGLADAAATYKIPVCGPPKHSAVLERSRLWLKEFLNRHQIPTSTGRALGDLATAERYVASQPMPLMLWGDYPSEYDGAYIDRAEALAALAGIFALPPREGHYRGVVIEQPALGPTVALSAITDGTTLIPMQAVRMYDRLEDNDQGWAAEGMGAHTTPSGILKQLGDYLSAAILEPIRAALLRDKMPWWGILGVDCAITASGPQVLRIRTTLSDPEAQVLLPLLEDDLFPFLVAANNRSLLNVPALRWRNEASVSVTMVANGYPHSFNTGMAIDGVTELDAGVVAFQNETANPNGLRYVSAEIHMPEKRGLFSGVSDALNDAILVRSMGPTRLSSQAGRIVTVTAQASSLAAAHDKAYNNLKRLRINSAVYRNDIGLREL; encoded by the coding sequence ATGAAAGTACTTGTGCTTGGCAAAAATGGCGCAGCCCATGCCTATGTTTGGAAGTTGTTCAATAGTCAACGGATTGATAGTTTAGCAACCATGCCAGGCAATGGTGGTACAAGCTTGCTTGTGCCAAATGCTGAGCACATTGAAAAAATGAACGAGTTGGCCAAATGGGCCTACGACGAACACTTCCAAGTGATTATTCCAGCTGAGGGCAGTTATCTCAGTGCAGGCTTGGCCGATGCCGCCGCTACCTATAAAATTCCGGTTTGTGGGCCACCCAAACATTCGGCAGTCCTTGAGCGTTCGCGGCTTTGGCTGAAAGAATTTCTCAATCGCCACCAAATTCCCACCTCTACTGGCCGTGCCTTGGGCGATTTAGCAACCGCTGAGCGCTATGTGGCCTCACAACCCATGCCACTCATGTTATGGGGTGATTATCCTTCAGAATATGATGGAGCCTATATCGACCGTGCCGAAGCCTTAGCCGCCTTAGCAGGCATTTTTGCCTTACCGCCACGCGAAGGCCATTATCGAGGCGTAGTGATCGAACAACCAGCACTTGGCCCAACCGTGGCACTTTCAGCAATTACTGATGGCACAACCCTGATTCCAATGCAAGCGGTTCGAATGTACGATCGACTTGAAGATAATGATCAAGGCTGGGCAGCTGAAGGCATGGGTGCCCATACCACGCCTAGTGGAATTCTCAAACAACTCGGTGATTATCTCAGCGCTGCCATTCTTGAGCCAATTCGCGCCGCGCTATTGCGCGACAAAATGCCTTGGTGGGGAATTTTAGGGGTCGATTGTGCAATTACGGCCAGCGGACCACAAGTGCTGCGGATTCGCACAACCTTGAGTGACCCTGAAGCGCAAGTCTTATTGCCGTTGCTCGAAGACGATTTATTTCCCTTCTTGGTAGCGGCCAACAATCGCAGCCTGTTAAATGTACCAGCTTTGCGTTGGCGCAATGAGGCGAGTGTCAGCGTAACTATGGTTGCCAACGGCTATCCACATAGTTTTAACACTGGAATGGCGATTGATGGCGTTACCGAGCTTGATGCTGGAGTCGTCGCATTTCAAAATGAAACCGCCAACCCCAATGGCTTGCGCTATGTCTCCGCCGAAATCCATATGCCTGAAAAACGTGGCTTATTCAGCGGGGTCAGCGATGCTTTGAACGATGCAATTCTGGTGCGATCGATGGGGCCAACTCGTTTATCAAGCCAAGCTGGACGAATCGTTACTGTCACTGCCCAGGCTTCAAGTTTGGCAGCGGCCCACGACAAAGCCTACAACAACCTCAAACGGCTACGCATTAATTCAGCGGTTTACCGCAACGATATCGGGCTGCGCGAACTCTAG
- a CDS encoding DUF2721 domain-containing protein: MELTFTTPALLFPAISLLFLAYTNRFLSIAALMRELKSRYKLDRDPRIRGQLENLRYRIGIIRSMQICGVAAFFFCVLCMFVLFAGQELLGKGTFAISLVLLLTSLGLSLREIQVSIDALSLEIADLDE; this comes from the coding sequence ATGGAACTGACTTTCACCACGCCAGCGCTGTTGTTTCCAGCAATTTCGTTGCTGTTTTTGGCCTATACCAATCGCTTTCTTTCAATCGCCGCCCTGATGCGCGAACTTAAAAGTCGCTATAAACTTGATCGTGATCCACGGATTCGCGGCCAGTTGGAAAATTTACGCTACCGCATTGGGATTATTCGTAGCATGCAGATTTGCGGCGTTGCAGCATTTTTCTTTTGTGTGCTGTGTATGTTTGTGCTCTTCGCGGGCCAAGAGCTGTTGGGTAAAGGCACATTTGCGATAAGTTTGGTATTACTTTTGACTTCGTTGGGCTTATCGCTGCGTGAAATTCAGGTTTCGATCGATGCCCTCAGCCTTGAAATTGCCGATCTCGATGAATAA
- a CDS encoding pentapeptide repeat-containing protein: MRYFSQQKLDQLLAAHTAWLQEPVGEAMSLRNCDLRGMDLRGRSLMRMQLENVVLAGCDLRDCNFFGATLRKVDLQAADLRKACFASSFCEQIDARDSNWQQADLISAIIKLSDFSQANLAYADLNKTSVETSILDQARISYTHAVRFSLSRSSARNAQFDHAMLDFAAIYACDLRGVNLNAASLRKLKSFENLAVAGLQAKDIVVENGRFAGWFDASPEADGSQRHDADWMRATLLES; the protein is encoded by the coding sequence ATGCGCTATTTTTCGCAACAAAAGCTTGATCAACTGCTGGCTGCACATACCGCATGGCTGCAAGAACCGGTTGGCGAAGCTATGAGCTTGCGCAATTGTGATCTACGGGGCATGGATTTGCGTGGGCGTTCGTTGATGCGCATGCAGCTTGAAAACGTGGTGTTGGCAGGCTGCGATTTGCGCGATTGTAATTTTTTTGGGGCAACGTTGCGCAAGGTCGATTTACAAGCTGCCGATTTGCGCAAGGCCTGCTTTGCTTCGAGCTTTTGTGAGCAAATTGATGCCCGTGACAGCAATTGGCAACAGGCTGATCTGATCAGTGCAATCATTAAACTAAGCGATTTTAGCCAAGCCAATCTGGCCTATGCCGATCTGAACAAAACCAGTGTTGAGACCAGCATTTTGGATCAGGCGAGGATTAGTTATACCCATGCAGTGCGTTTCAGTCTGAGCCGTAGCTCAGCTCGCAATGCCCAATTTGATCATGCCATGCTTGATTTTGCGGCGATTTACGCCTGTGATTTACGGGGTGTAAACTTAAACGCGGCCAGTTTGCGCAAGCTGAAAAGCTTCGAGAATTTGGCGGTTGCTGGGTTGCAAGCCAAAGATATAGTGGTTGAGAACGGGCGGTTTGCTGGTTGGTTTGATGCCAGCCCTGAGGCCGATGGCAGCCAACGCCACGATGCCGATTGGATGCGAGCCACGTTACTTGAATCATGA
- a CDS encoding arginine decarboxylase, giving the protein MEGHVQLIEQTYAGYLNDSFGFSGAGALTDFLTRRNERLLLGDTVDLGALVEQFGAPLEVSFCPQITTQVQNMLDYAMAAQAASSYTGSFLYAYATKANFSEEVVRTALNAGAHYETSAAADVVIAHHLWRQGVLAEDRYIFCNGSKEPMYLDGILALRQAGYERVVAVLDDLDELEYILAHCRVPMLFGVRERHAPDVVDRNHAGAERFGLTPAEMQVVAQRLAGTQHQLVVYHAMVGSQIEDAAAWEARLARSANAYAALASVTPSLTMFNFGGGMPTSGYDLAFQFDYVGFLTNLMANTQAICAEHGVAAPMIIAECGRYTVANHNLYLIEVGRVKEAGAIEPWYLLNGSLMVSAPDTLIVDQEFVVVPLDGWDTAVQAVRLGGRRTCDSDDLYPRSHRPALMLPEFQAGMVLAVCGVGAYQAMIGGKGGAHHCLNPEMRRIIIEQDGDQLVMREIAPQNLMAQMSALGYSIATIEQPVRKPMPVRTAVVNEQLPVRPLRTARRRQAPSALRTSRFAASA; this is encoded by the coding sequence TTGGAGGGACATGTCCAGTTGATCGAGCAAACCTATGCTGGCTACCTGAATGATTCGTTTGGCTTTTCGGGTGCTGGGGCTTTGACCGATTTTCTAACGCGCCGCAATGAGCGCTTGCTCTTAGGCGATACGGTCGATCTGGGTGCATTGGTTGAGCAATTTGGTGCACCCCTTGAGGTTTCGTTCTGCCCGCAAATTACCACGCAGGTGCAGAATATGCTTGATTATGCGATGGCTGCACAGGCGGCATCAAGCTATACTGGCTCGTTCTTGTATGCTTATGCTACCAAGGCCAATTTTTCGGAAGAAGTGGTGCGCACAGCCTTGAATGCTGGTGCTCACTACGAAACCTCGGCGGCAGCCGATGTGGTGATCGCTCACCATCTCTGGCGGCAAGGGGTGCTTGCCGAAGATCGCTATATCTTCTGTAATGGCTCGAAAGAACCCATGTATCTCGATGGGATCTTGGCTTTGCGCCAGGCTGGCTACGAGCGAGTTGTGGCTGTGCTCGATGATCTCGATGAACTTGAGTATATTTTGGCCCATTGCCGTGTACCGATGTTGTTCGGTGTTCGTGAACGCCACGCCCCTGATGTCGTGGATCGTAACCATGCTGGAGCCGAGCGCTTTGGCTTAACTCCAGCTGAAATGCAGGTTGTCGCCCAGCGCTTGGCTGGCACGCAGCATCAATTGGTGGTGTATCACGCCATGGTTGGCTCGCAAATTGAGGATGCTGCTGCATGGGAAGCCCGTTTGGCCCGTTCAGCCAATGCTTATGCCGCGTTGGCCAGCGTCACGCCAAGCCTAACGATGTTCAATTTTGGCGGTGGTATGCCCACCTCAGGCTACGATTTGGCCTTCCAATTTGATTATGTGGGCTTTTTGACCAACTTGATGGCCAATACCCAAGCAATTTGTGCTGAGCATGGCGTGGCAGCACCCATGATCATCGCCGAATGTGGCCGCTACACTGTTGCCAACCATAATCTGTATTTGATTGAAGTTGGCCGTGTTAAGGAAGCTGGAGCAATCGAGCCGTGGTATTTGTTGAATGGCTCGTTGATGGTTTCAGCTCCCGATACCTTGATTGTTGATCAAGAATTTGTGGTTGTGCCCTTGGATGGTTGGGATACAGCGGTGCAGGCAGTGCGCTTGGGTGGCCGCCGCACCTGCGATTCCGACGATCTGTATCCACGTTCGCATCGCCCAGCCTTGATGTTGCCAGAATTTCAGGCTGGCATGGTCTTGGCGGTTTGTGGCGTTGGCGCATATCAAGCCATGATCGGTGGCAAAGGTGGTGCTCATCACTGCTTGAACCCCGAAATGCGCCGCATTATCATCGAGCAAGATGGCGATCAATTGGTGATGCGCGAAATTGCGCCCCAAAACCTGATGGCGCAAATGAGTGCCTTGGGTTATAGCATTGCCACGATCGAACAACCAGTGCGCAAGCCAATGCCGGTGCGTACTGCCGTGGTCAATGAGCAATTGCCAGTGCGACCATTGCGGACTGCTCGTCGCCGCCAAGCTCCTTCAGCCTTGCGTACCAGCCGTTTCGCGGCGAGTGCCTAA
- a CDS encoding ATP-binding protein, with product MPKQTIEQSIQQLRHIMIIGMAFVGYSLSFIWFYDQAGAVIGSLLLLPVGLAAWLLGWRGGLIAALIGICLNIGLFLLNGASFAEILALGPGLMMAFVVGGAIGWLRSLINKIQTQTSELQRERELLANEISQRKQIEQSLLAAKEEAELANRSKSQFLAMMSHELRTPLNAIIGYSELLQEDAEADQLTNYVQDLSTIRNAGVHLLGLINDVLDLSKIEAGRMELFGQDFHVIELINDLELYIQPQIAKNNNRLVLDVAEDLGVMHSDLQKLRQILLNLLTNATKFTQQGSITLRAKRDGDWLHFEVADTGIGMSSEQVANLFQPFVQAEQSTAARFGGTGLGLAISRSLAKLLGGDIMVESVIGQGSNFQLIVPAFQLAPVTAM from the coding sequence ATGCCCAAACAAACGATTGAACAATCAATCCAGCAGCTACGCCATATCATGATTATCGGGATGGCCTTCGTTGGTTATAGTCTGAGTTTTATTTGGTTTTATGATCAGGCTGGGGCGGTTATTGGCTCATTATTACTGCTCCCAGTTGGTTTAGCTGCCTGGCTTTTGGGTTGGCGTGGTGGCTTGATCGCTGCATTGATTGGGATTTGTCTCAACATCGGCTTATTTTTGTTGAATGGGGCATCCTTTGCTGAGATTCTGGCGCTTGGGCCTGGCTTGATGATGGCATTTGTGGTCGGCGGAGCCATTGGTTGGTTGCGCTCGTTGATTAATAAAATTCAGACCCAAACCAGCGAGCTTCAGCGTGAGCGCGAATTGTTGGCCAACGAAATTAGCCAGCGCAAACAGATTGAGCAATCGTTGCTAGCAGCCAAAGAAGAGGCTGAGTTGGCCAATCGCTCTAAAAGCCAATTTCTGGCCATGATGAGCCACGAATTGCGCACACCGTTGAATGCAATTATCGGCTATAGCGAACTGCTGCAAGAAGATGCCGAGGCTGATCAATTAACCAACTATGTGCAAGATCTCAGTACGATTCGCAACGCTGGCGTACATCTGTTGGGCTTGATCAACGATGTGCTTGATCTCTCCAAAATTGAGGCTGGGCGCATGGAATTGTTCGGCCAAGATTTTCATGTGATTGAGTTAATCAACGATCTGGAACTGTATATTCAGCCGCAAATTGCCAAAAATAACAATCGCCTTGTGTTGGATGTAGCTGAGGATTTGGGTGTAATGCACAGCGATTTGCAAAAGTTACGCCAAATCTTACTTAATTTATTAACTAATGCTACCAAATTCACCCAACAAGGTAGCATTACCCTGCGGGCCAAACGTGATGGCGATTGGCTGCATTTTGAAGTAGCTGATACTGGGATTGGCATGAGCAGCGAACAAGTTGCCAACCTGTTTCAGCCCTTTGTCCAAGCCGAACAATCGACAGCGGCACGCTTTGGCGGCACTGGTTTGGGCTTGGCAATTAGTCGTTCGTTGGCAAAACTTTTAGGCGGCGATATTATGGTTGAGAGCGTAATTGGGCAGGGTTCGAATTTTCAATTAATTGTGCCAGCATTTCAATTAGCGCCTGTTACAGCCATGTAA